One window of Plasmodium relictum strain SGS1 genome assembly, chromosome: 14 genomic DNA carries:
- the PRP2 gene encoding pre-mRNA-splicing factor ATP-dependent RNA helicase PRP2, putative — protein sequence MKEKNDIHKRSLECEEDDESKKKIKTDGENEIELKLNDSYSLYLESQKGRNKKLKNNLEYIEYLKKDARRKYLKEREKEKLDITKKLLDDELLYSTIKLEGKEIKELEFSKRIYNIAKENIKLREKLQEDYYYFQEDFESNDNKNKLGLKEEKLDPSLYNYDQQIINKGILKFGSGAIKEDVKNNFIFDDYIVNRKSIKREISEEKTKKKKKKNDKGYNEKSSYKEDTETYEKINNKYDEIDYNKLNKEKGKKKKKEIIEEKETDKKKKKKYDTKTSFEKKDSELNKNGLTDVVEFVHLDSLYGIDDKEKELQKLFEDIKKRKEKKMKKIIDERKKLPIYSYRYDILRAIKNNKILILVGETGSGKSTQLTQYLYECKYHLYGNIICTQPRRIACIAIANRVADEMNVKVGKEVGYVIRFQNKTSETTKIIYMTDGMFLRLLLYNPTLEDISVLIIDEAHERALHTDVILPIVKDICNFRENIRIVISSATLDAEKISTYFNCAPIFYVPGRKYNVDIYYTINNESNYLSAIVITILQIHITQAKGDILVFLPGQFEIELVQQELENKLNELAPKFRNLIILPIYSSLPVELQSRIFEDVTDEDYGKNSDNTGDNNSSNNKEIENNLENNLENFSENNKKNNEDFKLNTYKLRRKIILSTNICETSITIENIVYVIDSGLCKQKIYNPNSGIESLVTLPCSKASVNQRTGRAGRKQDGKCFRLFTKKAYIDLSDNSIPEIQRCEVSSMILLLKSLGMDDIINFDFLDPPSPVVIIKGLELLYSLGALNDEGNLTRTGRKMAEFPTDVKSSKMILSASEKYNCVDEILSITSMLTHANNIFYVQKGKEKEAENIKKMFTIEGGGDFLLFLNIFKQCEENNFSTSFCYDHFLQYHTLIKVKDVKTQLSSICEKIDLPITSTNIQNHESISNIKKCIISAFFTNSALPVNKNELKIIKLNQIVSIYPNSVLSKKNIMEENQNICIIFYEVIKINKSYIRHNIPVNKDLLFEIASFYFLNKNE from the coding sequence ATGAAGGAAAAGAATGATATTCATAAAAGATCTTTAGAATGTGAAGAAGATGatgaatcaaaaaaaaaaataaaaacggATGGAGAAAATGAGATAGAATTGAAATTAAATGATTCATACTCTTTATATTTAGAAAGCCAGAAAGggagaaacaaaaaattaaaaaataatttagaatatattgaatatttaaaaaaagatgcAAGAAGAAAATACttaaaagaaagagaaaaggaaaagctagatataacaaaaaaattattagatGATGAACTATTATATAGTACAATAAAATTAGAAGGAAAAGAAATAAAGGAATTGGAATTTTCCAAaagaatttataatatagcaaaagaaaatataaagttaagAGAAAAATTACAAGaagattattattattttcaagaAGATTTTGAaagtaatgataataaaaacaaattaggtttaaaagaagaaaaattagaCCCTTCTTTATACAATTACGATCaacaaattataaataaaggaattttaaaatttggtTCTGGAGCTATTAAAGAAGATgtaaaaaacaattttatttttgatgaTTATATAGTAAAtagaaaaagtataaaaagagaaatatcagaagaaaaaacaaaaaaaaaaaaaaaaaaaaatgataaaggatataatgaaaaaagtaGTTATAAAGAAGACACTGAAACTTacgaaaaaattaataataaatatgatgagattgattataataaattaaacaaagaaaaaggaaaaaaaaagaaaaaagaaataatagaagaaaaagaaacagacaaaaaaaagaaaaaaaagtatgaCACTAAAACatcttttgaaaaaaaagattcagaacttaataaaaatggaTTAACTGATGTTGTAGAATTTGTGCATTTAGATAGTTTGTATGGAATTGATGATAAAGAAAAGGAgctacaaaaattatttgaagatattaaaaagagaaaagaaaaaaaaatgaaaaaaataatagatgaaagaaaaaaattaccCATATATAGTTATAGATATGATATATTAAGAGCAATCAAGaataacaaaattttaatattagtaGGAGAAACAGGAAGTGGAAAAAGTACTCAGTTAACtcaatatttatatgaatgCAAATACCATTTATATGGAAATATAATTTGCACACAACCAAGAAGAATAGCATGTATAGCTATAGCAAATAGAGTAGCAGATGAAATGAATGTCAAAGTTGGAAAAGAAGTTGGATACGTAATAAGATTTCAGAATAAAACAAGTGAAACgacaaaaattatatatatgacaGATGGAATGTTTCTACGTTTATTACTATATAATCCTACCTTAGAAGATATATCTGTTTTAATTATTGATGAAGCACACGAAAGAGCTCTGCATACTGATGTTATTTTACCCATAGTAAAAGATATATGCAACTTCAGAGAAAATATAAGAATTGTTATATCATCAGCTACATTAGATGCAGAAAAAATTTCTACTTATTTTAATTGTGCACCAATATTTTATGTACCAGGTAGGAAATATAATGTAGATATATATTATACCATTAATAATGAAAGCAATTACTTATCAGCCATTGTAATTACTATATTGCAAATTCATATAACACAAGCGAAAGGAGatattttagtttttttacCAGGACAATTTGAAATTGAATTAGTCCAACAAGAActagaaaataaattaaacgAACTTGCACCGAAATTTCGTAATCTAATTATTTTGCCTATATATTCTTCATTACCTGTAGAACTACAGTCACGTATATTTGAAGATGTCACTGATGAAGATTATGGAAAAAATAGTGATAATACTGGAGATAATAAtagtagtaataataaagaaatagaaaataatttagaaaataatttagaaaatttttctgaaaataataaaaaaaataatgaagatttcaaattaaatacatataaattaagaagaaaaattatattatcaaCAAATATATGTGAAACAAGTATAACCATAGAAAATATTGTTTACGTGATAGATTCAGGTCTAtgtaaacaaaaaatttacaacCCTAATTCAGGTATAGAATCCTTAGTTACTTTACCCTGTTCTAAGGCATCAGTAAATCAAAGAACTGGTAGAGCAGGTAGAAAACAAGATGGGAAATGTTTTcgtttatttacaaaaaaagcATATATTGATTTAAGTGATAATTCTATACCTGAAATTCAACGTTGCGAAGTTAGTAGTatgattttattattaaaaagtttAGGTATGGatgatataattaattttgattttttagATCCTCCATCTCCTGTTGTTATTATTAAAGGTCTGGAACTTCTTTATTCATTAGGTGCATTAAATGATGAAGGAAATTTAACTAGAACAGGGAGGAAAATGGCAGAATTTCCTACTGATGTAAAATCAAGTAAAATGATTTTGTCAGCTTCAGAAAAATATAACTGTGTTGATGAAATACTCAGTATTACGTCCATGTTAACTCAtgcaaataatattttttatgttcagaagggaaaagaaaaagaagcagaaaatattaaaaaaatgtttactATTGAAGGAGGCGGagattttcttctttttttaaacatttttaaaCAATGTGAAGAAAATAACTTTTCTACTTCTTTTTGTTATGATCATTTTTTACAATATCATACTCTTATTAAAGTAAAAGATGTGAAAACACAACTATCAAGTATATGTGAAAAAATTGATTTACCAATTACCTCTACAAACATTCAAAATCATGAATCAATatctaatattaaaaaatgtattataaGTGCATTTTTTACTAACTCTGCCTTACcagttaataaaaatgaacttaaaatcataaaattaaatcaaaTTGTTAGTATATATCCCAATTCTGTtctctcaaaaaaaaatattatggaAGAAAACCAAAacatttgtattattttttatgaagttattaaaataaacaaatcgTATATACGACATAATATACCTGTAAACAAAGACTTATTATTTGAAATTgcttcattttattttcttaacaaaaatgaataa
- a CDS encoding asparagine-rich protein, putative, which produces MEEIKQEEDSRTEEDCIKKGNIDIKNEKRECNNDENIIKEGYIYNLLDRLNNLKKLKVNVTEDDINLNNEIREDKGIHNKIEKSENVSIGMMENADLNNEIRKNKNINIETEKNENLNEIRKNENIISNEVQNNENLYEIRENVNLSNEIEGNENICNEVRKNRNLHELEKIERLFKEIRKHENLYNEEVNEILLYNDLFNYLVEKIEYIDIENKEIKKYLKEEIVKLKENSNLLFDFLKKSKNEKNNILLNMNDSMLNELKNSFYEIFGKKLKGECNIEYEENIMGNKNVSRIFSILCKKQVINVLEEVLENVYADENLDESKIKRLSNLNNFMYLLNTANSKNNITESEGTKNSASVKRETEEISNDHHEISNKTNFSSLSNSSNKTNKINKLNLNKKTSNYFRKDNNETQISLSTCLTETSFIEKKIKEKNSKKKILYENNNILPNDKNSKKMFYENNNSLTNEYFSDMMVYISWVPKSARCQYPLELPKNSAERNKLAEYIEAKEQMLYILKLMGYEEIDNIYFHPPKGSHIKIKFKTLACMNKFLKAYKNTPDKWKEDMFNFFNIPLRSSISVRDLRIERAVPRSSAAEFKKIKKINKNYHDLFLFKENYNLCDENIENMEKINFHYNNFNKNIIGQNKNDSNNNKKINESKKNLQKTKSNNTSDNNSANIGSNMNKNMDDLDNNMVINNDNINSSSLGINSSLNFPGNSNASVISSNNILNKNNNNLNNNYNNSKNNLNNMKSNKVFLTNKANNNINNNNNINSDNINSINSNNIHNISINNGSVNNKNVNGKLNYNATNNINNNINHNNTMFASRNSSRNIYNIKNRNLHRNGSSISNSNFLNSVNKDMMNSFSFKKQTHYASFSNNSNNHMNSLNQHVFVLNNNSNNGTQDNISNSNQFNNNSDSNNKKEKSVLRNFKDCYTNNYSENKDSAHVNYNQGNNIMKQNNYNNFNGELVNDKYIQNEEIKEDLKNLINIDFINDIDMDCEEKNQINESTSRNVNHLQQQSYSKGFGTINNCINENLLNNKTKEYEKYDKLSFNNINGQNYIMNQEHSNDEIHFNENDFSYSNTNVNNNQDITENFNYFAEEKSNLYDKKNMFNYYNNTMPQVNNNIHMNINHNGTLNLKSLNNSSLNINSSINDDFNSVDHNDNNSNLYRNTLNTKMYIDELSLNNAFNKYEDEYCEIKKKEEKMRDFEIKMNEEENKNFLNYSFHSSHVENDQNYSDNYVNFF; this is translated from the coding sequence ATGGAAGAAATTAAGCAAGAAGAAGATTCACGAACCGAAGAGGATTGCATAAAGAAAGGGAAcatagatataaaaaatgaaaaaagagaatGTAATAATGAtgagaatataataaaagaaggatatatatacaatttaCTAGATCggttaaataatttaaaaaaattgaaagtTAATGTAACTGAGGatgatataaatttaaacaaTGAAATAAGGGAAGATAAAGGtatacataataaaatagaaaaaagtgaaaatgtAAGCATTGGAATGATGGAGAATGcagatttaaataatgagataagaaaaaataaaaatataaacattgAAACtgagaaaaatgaaaatttaaatgagataagaaaaaatgaaaatataattagtAATGAAGtacaaaataatgaaaatttatatgagataagagaaaatgtaaatttaTCAAATGAAATAGAAGGAAATGAGAATATATGTAATGAggtaagaaaaaatagaaatttacATGAACtagaaaaaattgaaagaTTATTTAAGGAAATAAGAAAACATGagaatttatataatgaagaagtaaatgaaattttattatataatgatCTATTTAATTATCTTgttgaaaaaatagaatatattGACATTGAAAATaaggaaattaaaaaatatttaaaagaagaaatagtaaaattaaaagaaaacagTAATTTgttatttgattttttaaaaaaaagtaaaaatgaaaaaaataatattttattaaatatgaatGACTCTAtgttaaatgaattaaaaaattctttttatgaGATATTTGGGAAAAAACTAAAAGGAGAATGTAATATTGAATATGAGGAAAATATAATGGGAAACAAAAACGTAAGTAGgatattttcaattttgtGTAAAAAGCAAGTAATAAATGTGTTAGAAGAGGTGTTAGAAAATGTATATGCAGATGAAAATCTTGatgaaagtaaaataaaaagattgagtaatttgaataattttatgtatttacTTAACACAGCAAATagcaaaaataatataacgGAGAGTGAAGGAACAAAAAACTCTGCGAGTGTAAAAAGAGAAACAGAAGAAATAAGCAATGATCATCATGAAATATCAAATAAAACTAATTTTAGTTCATTAAGTAATTCAagtaataaaacaaataaaattaataaattaaatttgaataaaaaGACATCTAATTATTTTCGtaaagataataatgaaaCTCAAATTAGTTTATCAACATGTTTAACAGAAACTTCAttcatagaaaaaaaaataaaagaaaaaaattctaagaaaaaaattctttatgaaaataataacattttaccaaatgataaaaattcaaaaaaaatgttttatgaaaataacaaTTCTTTGacaaatgaatattttagtGACATGATGGTATATATTTCATGGGTTCCTAAAAGTGCAAGATGCCAATATCCATTAGAATTACCAAAAAATTCAGCtgaaagaaataaattagCTGAATATATTGAAGCAAAAGAACAAAtgctttatattttaaaattaatggGATATGAAGAAAttgataatatttattttcatccACCAAAGGGAtcacatataaaaataaaatttaaaacattAGCTTGCATGAATAAGTTTCTGAAAGCATACAAGAATACACCTGATAAATGGAAAGAAGatatgtttaatttttttaatattcctTTAAGAAGTAGTATATCTGTTAGAGATTTAAGGATAGAAAGGGCTGTGCCTAGATCATCAGCAgcagaatttaaaaaaataaaaaaaattaacaaaaattatcatgatttatttttattcaaggAAAATTATAACTTATGTgatgaaaatatagaaaacatggaaaaaataaattttcattacaacaattttaataaaaatattattgggcaaaacaaaaatgatagtaataataacaaaaaaattaatgaaagcaaaaaaaatttacaaaaaacgAAAAGTAACAATACAAGCGATAATAACAGTGCTAATATTGGAagtaatatgaataaaaatatggatgatttagataataatatggttataaataatgataatataaatagttCTTCACTAGGTATAAATAGTTCTCTTAATTTTCCAGGTAATAGTAATGCATCAGTTATCTCatctaataatatattaaacaaaaataataataatttaaacaataattataataatagcaAGAATAACCTCAATAATATGAAATCAAATAAGGTATTTTTAACTAATAAagctaataataatattaataataacaataatattaacagtgataatataaatagtatTAATAGTAATAACATACATAATATTAGTATAAATAATGGTAGtgtgaataataaaaatgtaaatggaaaattaaattataatgcAACTAATAACATAAATAACAATATAAATCATAATAATACTATGTTTGCTTCTAGAAATTCTTCAAGAAATATTtacaatattaaaaataggaATTTGCATAGAAATGGGTCAAGTATATCcaattctaattttttaaactCTGTTAATAAAGACATGATGAATAGCTTCTCGTTTAAAAAACAGACTCATTATGCATCATTTTCAAATAATTCTAATAACCATATGAATTCGTTAAATCAACATGTCTTTGTATTGAATAATAACTCAAACAATGGAACTCAAGATAATATATCAAATTCAAATCAATTCAATAATAATTCAgattcaaataataaaaaagaaaaaagtgtactaagaaattttaaagatTGTTATACAAACAATTACTCAGAAAATAAAGACAGTGCACATGTGAATTACAATCAAGGAAATAATATTATGAagcaaaataattataataattttaacgGAGAATTGgtaaatgataaatatattcagaatgaagaaataaaagaagatttaaaaaatttaattaatattgaTTTTATTAATGATATAGATATGGAttgtgaagaaaaaaatcaaattaaTGAATCTACTTCAAGAAACGTAAATCATCTGCAACAACAATCATATTCAAAAGGTTTTGGCACCATTAATAAttgtataaatgaaaatttattaaataacaaAACAAAGGAATATGAAAAGTATGAcaaattatcttttaataatattaatgggCAGAATTACATAATGAATCAAGAGCATTCTAATGATGAAATtcattttaatgaaaatgatttttcatattcaaatactaatgtaaataataatcaGGATATAactgaaaattttaattattttgctgaagaaaaatcaaatctatatgataaaaagaatatgtttaattattataacaaTACAATGCCTCaagtaaataataatatacatatgaatataaatCATAATGGTACACTAAatttaaaatcattaaatAATAGTTCATTAAACATTAATTCATCTATTAATGACGATTTTAATTCAGTTGAtcataatgataataattctAATTTATATAGAAATACATTGAACACTAAAATGTATATAGATGAATTATCATTAAATAAtgcttttaataaatatgaagaTGAATATtgtgaaattaaaaaaaaagaagaaaaaatgagagattttgaaattaaaatgaatgaagaagaaaataaaaattttttaaattattcttttcaCTCATCACATGTTGAAAATGATCAGAATTATTCAGATAATTatgtgaattttttttaa
- a CDS encoding phenylalanine--tRNA ligase, putative — protein MYFFFCTFLIFVLIELSNNYKNFHLSKIELIKLNNKYHIKDDIINYNRFKYVYNIKNHPIHDVTNEILNFLKKKISFYLVYNKCPLYDSNLCFNDILIKNTNETTSKKNNFYFSNSFLFIPQATSLFPFIYQLLNNKELTKTENINIYEKTSNYSFQRSYEKKNIDIHNKKICKESNNKNIKQENSDIYYNRIDNYNINNSSEANNIGNTNLNLIDFNSDNFCIISSIFRKDNIDKLHFPFFNQIDIYIKIKNELINNKKQLIYILCELLLYLFNKKYKWRIKEDSFDFTNDSLQAEVFYNNKWVEILGSGILKKKIIFKKNKKHDIHDYLAIGLGLDRIAMIKFGIERIRDLYLYISNIENVPINKATKDNLNNEINYNIIKNFKDNKYLNENLKNKLNDDIKNYKLLKGENILSESPKKEGIKLRDELLGPMKKALNENKEALYFINLYNVKNEERDLSFYSNLEWNNEKFIKNIFDFKNIKNTSFLKKVFLFDIFVNKELNKTSYSYKFIYVATTNIKEQHIFKNYVKELHEEIIKKILNIYDIIIR, from the exons atgtattttttcttttgtacatttttaatttttgtactGATTGAATTAAGCAACAATTATAAGAATTTTCACTTAAGTAAAattgaattaataaaacTCAATAATAAGTATCATATAAAAgatgatataataaattataatagatttaaatatgtatataatataaaaaatcatCCTATACATGATGTTacaaatgaaatattaaattttctaaaaaaaaaaatatctttttactTAGTTTACAATAAGTGTCCACTTTATGATAGtaatttatgttttaatgatattttaattaaaaacacaaATGAAACTACttcaaagaaaaataatttttatttttccaattcatttttatttatacctCAAGCAACATCCTTATTTCCATTTATATATCagttattaaataataaagaactCACTAAAacagaaaatattaatatatatgaaaaaacaAGCAATTATTCTTTTCAAAGATCTTATGAGAAAAAGAATATTGATATtcataacaaaaaaatatgtaaagaaagtaataataaaaacataaaacaAGAAAACAGTGATATTTATTACAATCGTAtagataattataatattaataattctaGTGAGGCTAATAATATAGGAAATAccaatttaaatttaattgatTTTAACAGTgataatttttgtattatttcaAGTATTTTTCGAAAAGATAACATTGATAAACTTCATTTCCCATTTTTTAATcaaatagatatatatataaaaataaaaaatgaattaattaataataaaaaacaacttatatatatattatgtgaattattattatatctttttaataaaaaatataaatggaGGATAAAAGAGGACTCATTTGATTTCACAAATGATTCTCTTCAAGCAGaagttttttataataataaatgggTAGAGATATTAGGTAGtggaattttaaaaaaaaaaattatttttaagaaaaataaaaagcatGATATTCATGATTATTTAGCTATAGGATTAGGCTTAGACAGAATTGCTATGATAAAATTTGGTATTGAAAGAATAAGagatttatatttatatatttcaaatatagaaaatgttccaattaataaagctACTAAAGACaacttaaataatgaaataaattacaatataataaaaaattttaaagataataaatatttgaatgaaaatttgaaaaacaaattaaatgatgatataaaaaattataaattattaaaaggagaaaatattttatcagAATCTCCAAAAAAAGAAGGTATAAAATTAAGAGATGAATTACTAGGTCCTATGAAAAAAgcattaaatgaaaataaggaagctttatattttattaatttatacaaTGTAAAAAATGAGGAGAGAGATTTATCCTTTTATTCCAATTTGGAATGGAACAAcgaaaaattcataaaaaacatttttgattttaaaaatataaaaaacactagttttttgaaaaaagttTTTCTCTTTGATATATTTGtgaataaagaattaaataaaactaGTTATTCCTATAAATTCATTTATGTTGCAAcaacaaatataaaa gaacaacatatttttaaaaattatgttaaAGAATTGcatgaagaaataataaaaaaaattttaaacatttatgatataattattagataa
- the CPN60 gene encoding 60 kDa chaperonin, putative, whose amino-acid sequence MKKISVFLIIIFFICLRHGSSMRKKRGFNKNRIFLNKRLKYINSKIISKRKENYVKMKMSENKVKGKDIIYGNECRNELLKGILTVSDVVKLTLGPRGRNVLLEKEYGSPLIINDGVTIAKNISLKDRKKNNGVKLMQESTNISNDKAGDGTSSTALMTATITKKGIEEVNNNHNPIPIQRGIQLASKMIIEKIKSLSTPIKTYKDILNIATIASNNDVHMGTIIANAYDKLGKNAAIILDDNADINDKLEFTEGYNFDRGIINPYLLYNENKDYIEYSNVSTLITDQNIDNIQSILPILEIFAKNKQPLCIIADDFSNEVLQTLIINKLKGAIKVVPIRAPSFGDRRKDYLKDLCIVTNSKYISADVGLDLNNLSNNMSSFDNNYLSLLGSANTLIVKKDRTSLITKEEYKGQIDERIKVLKKEYEETTSKYDKEKLNERIAALSGGIAKILIGGNSETEQKERKFKYEDATNAVKSAIDIGYVPGGGVTFLEIIKSNFIQEIYKKIEEQFQMDNNKEDKKYLDLIGNLESEIELQKIGANIVVSSLDVITKQIADNAGVNGENVVKIILNSKDKYGFGYDVNTNKFVNMVENGIIDSTNVILSVIKNSCSIASMILTTECMMVDSEKKEKGILDPSLNSRNYLNKQKNFLRNRNKLDDEDDEDDLDDEEDDDEDEDEEDEDDEDEDEDDEDEMNDDYNYDE is encoded by the exons atgaaaaaaataagtgtgtttttaattataattttttttatttgtttgaGACATGGAAGTAGTATGAGGAAAAAGAGAGGATTCAACAAAAAcagaatatttttaaataagagactaaaatatataaatagtaaaataataagtaaaagaaaagaaaattatgtaaaaatgaaaatgagcGAAAATAAAGTTAAAGGAAAAGACATAATCTATGGGAATGAATGTAgaaatgaattattaaaaggAATATTAACAGTATCAGATGTTGTGAAATTAACATTAGGTCCAAGAGGTAGAAATGTTTTATTAGAAAAGGAATATGGAAGCCCcttaataataaatgatgGGGTAACTATagcaaaaaatatttctttaaaagatagaaaaaaaaataacggAGTAAAACTAATGCAAGAAAGTACAAATATATCAAATGATAAAGCAGGAGATGGAACTAGCTCTACAGCATTAATGACAGCAACAATTACAAAAAAGGGAATTGAAGAAGTTAATAATAATCATAATCCAATACCTATACAAAGAGGTATACAATTAGCTTCAAAAATgataattgaaaaaataaaatcctTATCAACACCAATTAAAACTTATAAAGATATTCTAAATATTGCTACAATTGCTAGTAATAATGATGTACATATGGGTACAATTATTGCAAATGCTTACGATAAATTAGGGAAAAATGCAGCAATAATATTAGATGACAATGCTGATATTAATGATAAATTAGAATTTACTGAAGGCTATAATTTTGATAGAGGTATAATTAATCCATATCtattatataatgaaaataaagattaTATTGAATATAGTAATGTTTCAACTTTAATAACTGATCAGAATATAGATAATATTCAATCAATTTTACCTATACTAGAAATTTTTGCTAAAAATAAACAACCTTTATGTATTATTGCTGATGATTTTAGCAATGAAGTACTACAAACATTAAttataaacaaattaaaaggAGCAATCAAAGTG gtTCCTATAAGAGCCCCATCTTTTGGAGATAGAAGAAAAGATTACTTAAAGGATTTATGTATTGTTACAAAtagtaaatatataagtGCTGACGTTGGTTTAGACTTGAACAACTTAAGTAATAATATGAGCAGCTTTGATAACAACTATTTATCACTATTAGGAAGTGCTAATACTTTAATAGTTAAAAAAGATAGAACGAGTTTAATTACGAAAGAAGAATATAAAGGTCAAATAGATGAAAGaataaaagttttaaaaaaagaatatgaagAAACAACTTCAAAATacgataaagaaaaattaaatgaacgTATAGCTGCATTATCAGGTGGAATAgctaaaatattaataggTGGAAACTCCGAAACAGaacaaaaagaaagaaaatttaaatatgaagATGCTACCAATGCAGTTAAAAGTGCCATTGATATTGGTTATGTACCAGGTGGAGGAGTTACatttttagaaataataaaatcaaattttatacaagaaatatataaaaaaattgaagaacAATTTCAAAtggataataataaagaggATAAAAAATATCTTGATTTAATAGGAAATTTAGAATCAGAAATagaattacaaaaaataggTGCAAATATAGTTGTTAGTAGTTTAGATGTTATTACTAAACAAATAGCTGACAATGCAGGTGTAAATGGAGAAAATGttgttaaaataattttaaattcaaAAGATAAATATGGCTTTGGTTATGATGTCAATACTAATAAATTTGTTAATATGGTTGAAAATGGAATTATAGATAGTACTAATGTTATTTTAAGtgttattaaaaatagttgTAGCATTGCTAGTATGATTTTAACTACTGAATGTATGATGGTAGATAgcgaaaaaaaagaaaaaggtaTATTGGACCCCTCTTTAAATTCAcgtaattatttaaataaacaaaaaaattttttaagaaatagaaataaacTTGATGATGAAGATGATGAAGACGATTTAGATGACGAAGAAGATGAcgatgaagatgaagatgaagaagacGAGgatgatgaagatgaagatgaagatgatgAGGATGAAATGAATGATGATTATAATTATGATGAATAA